In Paracoccus aerodenitrificans, the following are encoded in one genomic region:
- a CDS encoding conjugal transfer protein TraG, with protein sequence MRGGRILWGQIIVVFTIVVVMVWAATQWVAFRLGFQPQLGNPWFDIAGWPFYYPPAFFWWWFSYDAYAPGIFTEGAFIATSGAVLAIAAAFLLSIIRAREARNVATYGSARWAEDKEIHAAGLLGPDGVVLGRHSKDYLRHDGPEHVLCFAPTRSGKGVGLVVPTLLTWPGSCIVHDIKGENWNLTAGFRSLHGRALLFDPTNVHSAAYNPLLEVRQGEWEVRDVQNIADILVDPEGSLDKRNHWEKTSHSLLVGAILHVLYAEKEKTLAGVANFLSDPRRPVEATLRAMMDTPHLGEAGVHPVIASSARELLNKSENERSGVLSTAMSFLGLYRDPVVARVTERCDWRIADLVGAKEPVSLYLVVPPSDINRTKPLIRLILNQVGRRLTEELENSGKRHRLLLMLDEFPALGRLDFFESALAFMAGYGLKAFLIAQSLNQIERAYGQNNAILDNCHVRVAFAANDERTAKRISDALGTATEMRDSTNYAGHRLAPWLGHLMVSRQETARPLLTPGEIMQLPPTDEIVMVAGVPPIRAAKARYYADARFQERVMSPPDLRKQPVNITTSAQDDWTSRVVAAATGNVSASDTSDDDPANAGIRREPELPEHEEIISPPPPPSQEFDFLDDEPDVDAAKARDMRQRMRMVARQASLDPNDGIEL encoded by the coding sequence ATGCGTGGAGGCCGAATACTCTGGGGCCAGATCATCGTCGTATTCACCATCGTCGTGGTGATGGTCTGGGCTGCAACGCAATGGGTGGCTTTCCGGCTCGGCTTCCAGCCACAGCTCGGCAATCCCTGGTTCGATATTGCCGGATGGCCGTTCTATTATCCACCGGCCTTCTTCTGGTGGTGGTTTTCCTATGACGCCTATGCGCCCGGCATCTTTACCGAAGGCGCGTTCATCGCCACGTCCGGGGCTGTTCTTGCCATAGCCGCCGCCTTTCTCCTGTCGATCATCCGGGCACGGGAAGCGCGCAATGTCGCCACCTACGGTTCGGCGCGATGGGCCGAGGATAAGGAAATCCATGCGGCCGGATTGCTCGGCCCGGATGGCGTCGTGTTGGGGCGGCACAGCAAGGATTATTTGCGTCATGACGGCCCCGAGCATGTGCTGTGCTTTGCGCCTACCCGATCCGGCAAGGGCGTGGGCCTAGTCGTGCCGACGCTGCTGACCTGGCCGGGAAGCTGCATTGTCCATGACATCAAGGGCGAGAACTGGAATCTGACCGCAGGTTTCCGCTCCCTTCATGGCCGTGCCCTGCTGTTCGATCCGACCAATGTGCATTCGGCAGCTTACAACCCGCTTCTGGAAGTGCGGCAGGGTGAATGGGAAGTCCGCGATGTGCAGAACATCGCGGACATTCTCGTTGATCCCGAAGGCAGCCTCGACAAACGCAACCATTGGGAAAAGACCAGTCACAGCCTGCTCGTCGGCGCGATCCTGCATGTTCTCTATGCCGAGAAGGAAAAGACGCTGGCGGGTGTCGCCAATTTCCTGTCCGATCCGCGCCGTCCGGTCGAGGCGACCTTACGCGCTATGATGGACACGCCGCATCTGGGCGAAGCCGGTGTGCATCCCGTCATTGCCTCATCTGCGCGGGAGCTTCTGAACAAATCGGAGAACGAACGCTCCGGCGTGCTTTCGACCGCCATGTCGTTTCTCGGTCTTTACCGAGATCCGGTTGTGGCCCGCGTGACTGAACGCTGCGACTGGCGCATCGCCGATCTGGTCGGTGCGAAGGAACCGGTCAGCCTCTATCTCGTGGTGCCACCCTCGGACATTAACCGCACCAAGCCGCTGATCCGCCTCATCCTCAATCAAGTCGGGCGGCGGCTGACCGAGGAACTGGAAAACTCCGGTAAGCGGCATCGGCTGCTGTTGATGCTGGACGAGTTCCCCGCACTGGGGCGGCTGGATTTCTTTGAATCGGCGCTCGCCTTCATGGCCGGTTACGGTCTGAAAGCGTTCCTGATCGCCCAATCGCTCAACCAGATCGAGCGTGCCTATGGGCAGAACAATGCCATTCTCGATAATTGCCATGTGCGCGTGGCCTTCGCGGCCAATGACGAACGCACCGCCAAGCGGATCAGTGATGCGCTCGGCACGGCAACCGAAATGCGGGATTCCACCAACTATGCCGGCCACCGCCTCGCGCCATGGCTGGGGCACCTCATGGTGTCGCGGCAGGAAACGGCGCGGCCACTCCTGACACCGGGCGAAATCATGCAGCTTCCACCCACCGACGAGATCGTCATGGTGGCGGGGGTGCCGCCGATCCGTGCGGCCAAGGCACGCTACTATGCTGATGCGCGGTTTCAGGAGCGGGTGATGTCGCCGCCCGATCTGCGCAAGCAGCCGGTGAACATCACCACATCGGCGCAGGACGACTGGACAAGCCGCGTTGTTGCGGCTGCGACCGGCAATGTCTCCGCCTCAGATACATCCGATGACGATCCGGCCAATGCAGGTATCCGGCGTGAACCGGAACTGCCCGAGCATGAGGAAATCATCTCGCCACCTCCGCCACCATCGCAGGAGTTCGATTTCCTCGATGATGAGCCGGACGTCGATGCAGCCAAGGCCCGTGACATGCGCCAGCGTATGCGCATGGTGGCGCGGCAGGC